In Molothrus ater isolate BHLD 08-10-18 breed brown headed cowbird chromosome 11, BPBGC_Mater_1.1, whole genome shotgun sequence, a genomic segment contains:
- the LOC118691540 gene encoding 6-phosphofructo-2-kinase/fructose-2,6-bisphosphatase 4 isoform X1 → MAAAPAARELTQNPLQKTWEPYDNGLPAGHSAQRGVCMTNCPTLIVMVGLPARGKTYISKKLTRYLNWIGVPTKEFNVGQYRRDLVKKYKSFEFFLPDNEEGLKIRKQCALAALNDVRQYLSEENGHVAVFDATNTTRERRETIYKFGEENGYKTFFVESVCVDPEVIAANIVQVKLGSPDYVDCSNDEATEDFMKRIECYKNSYETLDETLDKDLSYIKIMDVGRSYLVNRVMDHIQSRIVYYLMNIHVTPRSIYLCRHGESELNLKGRIGGDPGLSVRGKEFAKSLSQFINEQNIKDLKVWTSQMKRTIQTAEALGVPYEQWKVLNEIDAGVCEEMTYEEIQENYPLEFALRDQDKYRYRYPKGESYEDLVQRLEPVIMELERQENVLVICHQAVMRCLLAYFLDKPAEQLPYLKCPLHTVLKLTPVAYGCKVESIFLNVEAVNTHRDKPENVGVNRSREEALRTVPTHL, encoded by the exons AtggcggcggctccggcggcTCGGGAGCTCACGCAGAACCCGCTGCAGAAGACATGGGAGCCCTACGACAACGGGCTGCCCGCGGGGCACAGCGCGCAGCGCGGCG TATGTATGACCAATTGCCCTACTCTGATTGTCATGGTGGGTCTCCCAGCAAGAGGAAAAACCTACATCTCCAAGAAGCTGACACGCTACTTAAACTGGATTGGAGTGCCCACAAAAG AATTTAATGTTGGTCAGTATCGTCGAGATTTggtgaaaaaatataaatcctTTGAATTCTTCCTGCCTGACAATGAAGAAGGCTTGAAAATCAGGAA GCAGTGTGCCTTAGCCGCGCTGAACGACGTCCGGCAGTACCTCAGCGAGGAGAACGGGCACGTGGCC GTCTTTGATGCTACAAACACAACTCGAGAACGTAGAGAAACTATTTATAAATTTGGTGAAGAAAATGGATATAAG ACCTTTTTTGTGGAGTCTGTATGTGTTGATCCAGAGGTCATTGCTGCAAACATTGTG caaGTGAAGCTGGGCAGTCCTGACTATGTGGATTGTAGTAATGATGAAGCAACAGAAGACTTCATGAAAAGAATAGAGTGCTACAAGAACTCGTATGAGACTTTAGATGAAACTCTGGACAA GGATCTTTCTTACATTAAAATTATGGATGTTGGAAGGAGTTACCTGGTGAACAGAGTGATGGATCACATCCAGAGCCGGATTGTCTACTACCTCATGAATATCCACGTGACTCCTCGGTCAATCTACCTCTGCCGCCACGGGGAGAGCGAGCTCAACCTCAAGGGGAGGATAGGAGGAGATCCTGGGCTGTCTGTCAGGGGGAAGGAA tttgcCAAAAGCTTGTCACAGTTTATTAATGAGCAAAATATCAAAGATCTGAAAGTTTGGACTAGCCAGATGAAAAGGACAATTCAGACTGCTGAAGCCTTGGGAGTGCCTTATGAGCAGTGGAAGGTTTTGAATGAGATAGATGCA GGAGTGTGTGAAGAAATGACATATgaagaaatacaggaaaattatCCTCTTGAATTTGCACTGAGAGACCAAGACAAATACAGATACAGATACCCTAAAGGAGAG TCCTATGAAGATCTTGTTCAGAGGCTGGAGCCAGTAATTATGGaactggaaaggcaggagaatGTGCTTGTCATTTGTCACCAAGCTGTCATGCGCTGCTTGCTCGCATATTTCCTTGACAAGCCCGCAG AACAACTGCCCTACCTGAAGTGCCCACTGCATACCGTCCTAAAGCTAACCCCAGTGGCTTATG GATGTAAAGTAGAATCTATATTTCTGAATGTTGAAGCtgtaaacacacacagagataaaCCTGAG AATGTAGGTGTGAATAGGTCGAGAGAAGAAGCTTTGAGGACAGTGCCCACCCACCTATAG
- the LOC118691540 gene encoding 6-phosphofructo-2-kinase/fructose-2,6-bisphosphatase 4 isoform X3: MQVCMTNCPTLIVMVGLPARGKTYISKKLTRYLNWIGVPTKEFNVGQYRRDLVKKYKSFEFFLPDNEEGLKIRKQCALAALNDVRQYLSEENGHVAVFDATNTTRERRETIYKFGEENGYKTFFVESVCVDPEVIAANIVQVKLGSPDYVDCSNDEATEDFMKRIECYKNSYETLDETLDKDLSYIKIMDVGRSYLVNRVMDHIQSRIVYYLMNIHVTPRSIYLCRHGESELNLKGRIGGDPGLSVRGKEFAKSLSQFINEQNIKDLKVWTSQMKRTIQTAEALGVPYEQWKVLNEIDAGVCEEMTYEEIQENYPLEFALRDQDKYRYRYPKGESYEDLVQRLEPVIMELERQENVLVICHQAVMRCLLAYFLDKPAEQLPYLKCPLHTVLKLTPVAYGCKVESIFLNVEAVNTHRDKPENVGVNRSREEALRTVPTHL; this comes from the exons ATGCAAG TATGTATGACCAATTGCCCTACTCTGATTGTCATGGTGGGTCTCCCAGCAAGAGGAAAAACCTACATCTCCAAGAAGCTGACACGCTACTTAAACTGGATTGGAGTGCCCACAAAAG AATTTAATGTTGGTCAGTATCGTCGAGATTTggtgaaaaaatataaatcctTTGAATTCTTCCTGCCTGACAATGAAGAAGGCTTGAAAATCAGGAA GCAGTGTGCCTTAGCCGCGCTGAACGACGTCCGGCAGTACCTCAGCGAGGAGAACGGGCACGTGGCC GTCTTTGATGCTACAAACACAACTCGAGAACGTAGAGAAACTATTTATAAATTTGGTGAAGAAAATGGATATAAG ACCTTTTTTGTGGAGTCTGTATGTGTTGATCCAGAGGTCATTGCTGCAAACATTGTG caaGTGAAGCTGGGCAGTCCTGACTATGTGGATTGTAGTAATGATGAAGCAACAGAAGACTTCATGAAAAGAATAGAGTGCTACAAGAACTCGTATGAGACTTTAGATGAAACTCTGGACAA GGATCTTTCTTACATTAAAATTATGGATGTTGGAAGGAGTTACCTGGTGAACAGAGTGATGGATCACATCCAGAGCCGGATTGTCTACTACCTCATGAATATCCACGTGACTCCTCGGTCAATCTACCTCTGCCGCCACGGGGAGAGCGAGCTCAACCTCAAGGGGAGGATAGGAGGAGATCCTGGGCTGTCTGTCAGGGGGAAGGAA tttgcCAAAAGCTTGTCACAGTTTATTAATGAGCAAAATATCAAAGATCTGAAAGTTTGGACTAGCCAGATGAAAAGGACAATTCAGACTGCTGAAGCCTTGGGAGTGCCTTATGAGCAGTGGAAGGTTTTGAATGAGATAGATGCA GGAGTGTGTGAAGAAATGACATATgaagaaatacaggaaaattatCCTCTTGAATTTGCACTGAGAGACCAAGACAAATACAGATACAGATACCCTAAAGGAGAG TCCTATGAAGATCTTGTTCAGAGGCTGGAGCCAGTAATTATGGaactggaaaggcaggagaatGTGCTTGTCATTTGTCACCAAGCTGTCATGCGCTGCTTGCTCGCATATTTCCTTGACAAGCCCGCAG AACAACTGCCCTACCTGAAGTGCCCACTGCATACCGTCCTAAAGCTAACCCCAGTGGCTTATG GATGTAAAGTAGAATCTATATTTCTGAATGTTGAAGCtgtaaacacacacagagataaaCCTGAG AATGTAGGTGTGAATAGGTCGAGAGAAGAAGCTTTGAGGACAGTGCCCACCCACCTATAG
- the LOC118691540 gene encoding 6-phosphofructo-2-kinase/fructose-2,6-bisphosphatase 4 isoform X2, giving the protein MWGCRRRGRCPQGRRCRVCMTNCPTLIVMVGLPARGKTYISKKLTRYLNWIGVPTKEFNVGQYRRDLVKKYKSFEFFLPDNEEGLKIRKQCALAALNDVRQYLSEENGHVAVFDATNTTRERRETIYKFGEENGYKTFFVESVCVDPEVIAANIVQVKLGSPDYVDCSNDEATEDFMKRIECYKNSYETLDETLDKDLSYIKIMDVGRSYLVNRVMDHIQSRIVYYLMNIHVTPRSIYLCRHGESELNLKGRIGGDPGLSVRGKEFAKSLSQFINEQNIKDLKVWTSQMKRTIQTAEALGVPYEQWKVLNEIDAGVCEEMTYEEIQENYPLEFALRDQDKYRYRYPKGESYEDLVQRLEPVIMELERQENVLVICHQAVMRCLLAYFLDKPAEQLPYLKCPLHTVLKLTPVAYGCKVESIFLNVEAVNTHRDKPENVGVNRSREEALRTVPTHL; this is encoded by the exons TATGTATGACCAATTGCCCTACTCTGATTGTCATGGTGGGTCTCCCAGCAAGAGGAAAAACCTACATCTCCAAGAAGCTGACACGCTACTTAAACTGGATTGGAGTGCCCACAAAAG AATTTAATGTTGGTCAGTATCGTCGAGATTTggtgaaaaaatataaatcctTTGAATTCTTCCTGCCTGACAATGAAGAAGGCTTGAAAATCAGGAA GCAGTGTGCCTTAGCCGCGCTGAACGACGTCCGGCAGTACCTCAGCGAGGAGAACGGGCACGTGGCC GTCTTTGATGCTACAAACACAACTCGAGAACGTAGAGAAACTATTTATAAATTTGGTGAAGAAAATGGATATAAG ACCTTTTTTGTGGAGTCTGTATGTGTTGATCCAGAGGTCATTGCTGCAAACATTGTG caaGTGAAGCTGGGCAGTCCTGACTATGTGGATTGTAGTAATGATGAAGCAACAGAAGACTTCATGAAAAGAATAGAGTGCTACAAGAACTCGTATGAGACTTTAGATGAAACTCTGGACAA GGATCTTTCTTACATTAAAATTATGGATGTTGGAAGGAGTTACCTGGTGAACAGAGTGATGGATCACATCCAGAGCCGGATTGTCTACTACCTCATGAATATCCACGTGACTCCTCGGTCAATCTACCTCTGCCGCCACGGGGAGAGCGAGCTCAACCTCAAGGGGAGGATAGGAGGAGATCCTGGGCTGTCTGTCAGGGGGAAGGAA tttgcCAAAAGCTTGTCACAGTTTATTAATGAGCAAAATATCAAAGATCTGAAAGTTTGGACTAGCCAGATGAAAAGGACAATTCAGACTGCTGAAGCCTTGGGAGTGCCTTATGAGCAGTGGAAGGTTTTGAATGAGATAGATGCA GGAGTGTGTGAAGAAATGACATATgaagaaatacaggaaaattatCCTCTTGAATTTGCACTGAGAGACCAAGACAAATACAGATACAGATACCCTAAAGGAGAG TCCTATGAAGATCTTGTTCAGAGGCTGGAGCCAGTAATTATGGaactggaaaggcaggagaatGTGCTTGTCATTTGTCACCAAGCTGTCATGCGCTGCTTGCTCGCATATTTCCTTGACAAGCCCGCAG AACAACTGCCCTACCTGAAGTGCCCACTGCATACCGTCCTAAAGCTAACCCCAGTGGCTTATG GATGTAAAGTAGAATCTATATTTCTGAATGTTGAAGCtgtaaacacacacagagataaaCCTGAG AATGTAGGTGTGAATAGGTCGAGAGAAGAAGCTTTGAGGACAGTGCCCACCCACCTATAG